One region of Candidatus Komeilibacteria bacterium CG_4_10_14_0_2_um_filter_37_10 genomic DNA includes:
- a CDS encoding L-lactate dehydrogenase gives MSNNKIAIIGAGQVGSTIAYSLIIQGLVREIALFDIDHKKVKAQVTDLQHSIPFWNYCHIKVGTEKDLTNSAIVIIACGAKQKDQQTRPDLLQDNYQMIKNIVPHLYRINKDVITLIVSNPVDLLTYFAIKLVPNKKNKIFGSGTILDTARFKYLLGDQLKINPRSIHAYIVGEHGDSELPLWSTATIGNIPLANFPLKQKELDKIFYQVKNAAYQIIAGKGATYYAIGGGVTQLVETILQDQKTVWPISHYLNGEFGLRNVCLSLPVILGRQGIVGKLKYQISSREQKKLRSSAATLQKMIKHIK, from the coding sequence ATGTCAAATAATAAAATTGCAATAATTGGCGCCGGGCAAGTGGGTAGTACTATTGCCTATAGTTTAATCATCCAGGGACTAGTTCGTGAGATTGCTCTTTTTGACATTGATCATAAAAAAGTCAAAGCGCAAGTAACGGACTTACAACACAGTATTCCTTTTTGGAATTATTGTCATATCAAAGTTGGAACTGAAAAAGATCTTACTAACTCGGCCATTGTTATTATCGCTTGTGGTGCTAAACAAAAAGATCAGCAAACTCGCCCGGATCTCTTGCAAGACAACTATCAAATGATAAAAAATATCGTTCCCCACCTCTATCGAATTAACAAAGATGTCATTACTTTAATAGTGTCTAATCCCGTTGATCTGCTTACTTACTTTGCTATTAAGTTAGTACCGAATAAAAAAAACAAAATATTTGGATCGGGTACTATTCTGGATACCGCTCGTTTTAAATACTTGCTCGGTGATCAACTCAAAATCAATCCGCGTAGTATTCATGCCTATATTGTCGGCGAACATGGTGATAGTGAACTACCACTTTGGAGTACCGCGACGATTGGTAATATCCCCTTGGCAAATTTTCCACTGAAACAAAAAGAGTTAGATAAAATCTTTTACCAAGTCAAAAATGCCGCCTACCAAATTATCGCTGGCAAAGGGGCTACTTACTATGCGATTGGTGGTGGTGTTACCCAGCTAGTAGAAACAATTTTGCAAGATCAAAAAACTGTTTGGCCGATTTCTCACTATTTGAATGGGGAATTCGGTTTACGTAATGTCTGCCTGAGCCTTCCCGTCATTCTTGGCCGGCAGGGTATTGTCGGAAAGTTAAAATATCAAATTAGTTCCCGCGAACAAAAAAAATTGCGGTCTTCGGCCGCAACTCTACAAAAGATGATAAAACACATTAAATAA
- the rlmN gene encoding 23S rRNA (adenine(2503)-C(2))-methyltransferase RlmN encodes MIYLAIHKIIAGEPKYRQNQIFRYLLQEHISDWQEATTLPMTLRHQLSIDFPLTIAAQLIKAKNQAVSKAKIQLADGHSIETVLLMHTDGRVTVCVSTQCGCPAGCVFCATGRMGFVRNLQAEEIILQLLFWSRQIKKDGQRITNVVFMGMGDPFLNIEQVYQALSIFNDPQYFNIAARKISLSTVGIIAGIKKMASDPRQFNLAISLHAPNDRIRNKLIPMNKKYNISKILSAVQDYIKRTNRQVMFEYLLIDGINDDEYCAQQLAQLMDNNLYVVNLIPYNDTDLFRASSKKNIMAFRHTLEKQGIKVTQRYSFGADIDSACGQLVGN; translated from the coding sequence ATGATTTATTTAGCCATTCACAAAATAATAGCTGGGGAACCAAAATATCGACAAAATCAGATTTTTCGTTATCTACTGCAGGAGCATATTAGCGATTGGCAAGAAGCTACTACTTTACCCATGACATTGCGTCATCAACTCAGTATTGATTTTCCCTTGACGATTGCCGCGCAATTGATCAAAGCCAAAAATCAAGCCGTTAGTAAAGCTAAAATACAATTAGCCGATGGTCACAGTATTGAAACAGTACTATTGATGCACACTGATGGTCGTGTTACTGTTTGCGTATCAACACAGTGCGGTTGTCCTGCTGGTTGCGTATTTTGCGCTACTGGGCGTATGGGATTTGTGCGAAATTTACAAGCTGAAGAAATAATTCTTCAGCTTTTATTTTGGTCGCGGCAAATAAAAAAAGATGGGCAGCGAATAACTAATGTTGTATTTATGGGTATGGGTGATCCATTTTTAAATATTGAGCAGGTTTATCAAGCCTTATCTATTTTTAACGATCCACAGTATTTTAATATTGCTGCTCGTAAAATTTCATTATCCACCGTGGGTATTATTGCCGGCATCAAAAAAATGGCTAGCGATCCCAGGCAATTTAACTTGGCTATCTCCTTACATGCGCCGAACGACAGAATTCGTAATAAGCTTATCCCGATGAACAAAAAATACAATATCAGTAAAATTCTTTCGGCGGTTCAGGATTATATTAAACGAACTAACCGACAAGTTATGTTTGAATATTTATTAATTGACGGTATTAATGATGACGAGTATTGTGCTCAACAACTAGCTCAATTAATGGATAATAATTTGTATGTCGTAAATTTGATCCCGTATAATGATACTGATTTATTTCGTGCTAGTAGCAAAAAAAATATTATGGCTTTCCGACACACTTTAGAAAAACAAGGTATCAAAGTTACTCAGCGCTATAGTTTTGGCGCAGATATTGATAGTGCCTGTGGGCAATTGGTTGGTAACTAA
- a CDS encoding arginine decarboxylase, pyruvoyl-dependent — protein sequence MGNRHVPQSIFFVKGIGRHKDELASFEDALRNAGIEKFNLVVTVSSIFPPKCRIISARKGLSLLEPGEIVHCVIARLASKETNRLLAAAVGLAKPKDSKQYGYLSEHHAFGQTGKIAGDYAEDLAASMLGTMLGIEVDPEKDWSERRKEYRSRGHILKSRHICQSAEVTSDGRWTTVIAVAMMVS from the coding sequence ATGGGTAACAGACACGTACCGCAAAGTATTTTTTTTGTTAAAGGCATTGGTCGACACAAAGACGAGTTAGCTTCATTCGAAGACGCTTTGAGAAATGCTGGTATTGAGAAGTTTAATTTAGTAGTTACTGTCTCGAGCATCTTCCCGCCCAAATGTCGGATAATTTCCGCTCGCAAAGGTTTATCTTTATTAGAGCCTGGTGAAATCGTCCATTGTGTTATCGCTCGCTTGGCCAGTAAGGAAACTAATCGTTTATTAGCTGCTGCCGTCGGACTGGCTAAACCCAAGGATAGTAAGCAGTATGGTTATTTGTCGGAACATCATGCCTTTGGCCAAACAGGTAAAATTGCCGGTGATTATGCAGAAGACTTAGCTGCTTCCATGCTCGGCACAATGCTGGGTATCGAGGTGGATCCCGAAAAAGATTGGTCGGAAAGAAGAAAAGAGTATCGATCACGAGGTCACATTTTGAAAAGCCGACATATTTGTCAATCAGCTGAGGTTACTAGTGATGGTCGCTGGACAACAGTTATTGCAGTTGCTATGATGGTTTCATAA
- a CDS encoding endolytic transglycosylase MltG produces MKLFFISLSVILIIFLVLIVVPKNLAPTEISIPAGISSWQICQNLAQADVIRQPLVLMTLLLITNKKDQIVANDYLFTEALNYWQVLQIITQPKSINQEQSITIIEGWTNEEIAQYLAQQNIVSVAEFKTALAKDYDYDFLATPTVDYLQGYLFPDTYRIYQQTSAEEIINKMLDNFSQKISAEIRTKITQKKLKLTDVINLASIIEKEVPTNQDRRLVADIFWRRLQDNYPLQSDATVNYITHKGTTQPSYTDTEIQSAYNTYRQAGLPPGPICNPSLSAIQAVIEPLANDYYFFLTTKDGAVIYSRNYPEHLQNKRKYLD; encoded by the coding sequence ATGAAATTATTTTTTATTAGTTTGAGTGTTATATTAATTATTTTTTTAGTTTTAATAGTAGTACCGAAAAACCTTGCTCCAACAGAAATTAGTATACCAGCGGGAATCTCTAGTTGGCAAATTTGTCAAAATTTAGCTCAAGCCGATGTGATTCGACAACCATTGGTGTTGATGACACTGCTTTTGATTACCAACAAGAAGGATCAAATAGTTGCTAATGACTATCTTTTTACGGAAGCATTGAATTATTGGCAGGTTTTGCAAATAATTACCCAGCCCAAAAGCATAAATCAAGAACAATCGATTACTATTATTGAAGGTTGGACCAATGAAGAGATTGCTCAATATTTAGCTCAGCAGAATATTGTCTCTGTTGCCGAATTTAAGACCGCTTTAGCTAAGGATTATGATTATGATTTTTTAGCAACTCCCACAGTAGATTATTTACAAGGGTATTTGTTTCCGGATACCTATCGTATTTATCAGCAAACAAGCGCGGAAGAGATTATTAATAAAATGCTGGATAATTTTTCTCAGAAGATAAGTGCAGAAATACGGACTAAAATAACGCAAAAAAAATTAAAGCTGACTGATGTTATCAACTTAGCTTCAATTATTGAAAAAGAAGTACCCACTAACCAAGACCGTCGTTTGGTAGCTGATATTTTTTGGCGACGGTTGCAGGACAATTACCCCTTGCAATCTGACGCTACGGTTAACTATATTACTCACAAAGGAACCACTCAGCCATCATATACTGATACCGAAATACAGTCGGCGTACAATACTTATCGCCAGGCTGGATTACCGCCAGGCCCCATTTGCAATCCCAGTCTCTCAGCCATTCAAGCGGTTATTGAACCCCTGGCTAATGATTATTATTTTTTCTTAACAACCAAAGATGGTGCGGTTATTTATAGCCGTAATTATCCTGAGCATTTGCAAAATAAAAGGAAATATTTAGATTAA